The following proteins are encoded in a genomic region of Glycine soja cultivar W05 chromosome 17, ASM419377v2, whole genome shotgun sequence:
- the LOC114393443 gene encoding glycosyltransferase BC10-like isoform X2: MKKERAWPQFTRNLLIMVGSRNRPQLRRPTWIIVLLSIVSVFLIAAYVYPPHSPSACSLFSSHGCGSGAFDLPPAAHTRELTDAEVESRVVINEILNNYYMHTKKPKVAFLFLSPGSLPFEKLWHMFFQGHEGKFSVYVHSSKEKPTHVSSFFVGREIHSEPVGWGKISMVEAERRLLAHALLDPDNQHFVLLSESCIPVRRFEFVYNYLLLTNVSFIDSYVDPGPHGNGRYIEHMLPEVEKKDFRKGSQWFSMKRQHAIIVMADSLYFTKFKHHCRPNMEGNRNCYADEHYLPTFFTMLDPGGIANWSVTYVDWSEGKWHPRSFRARDITYQVMKNIAETRSASKNSNRLTPAQPAVAELQCNDGTFDDSDGVLQSPAR, encoded by the exons ATGAAGAAGGAACGTGCATGGCCGCAATTCACAAGGAATCTTTTGATCATGGTTGGATCAAGAAACCGGCCACAGTTGAGGAGGCCTACTTGGATTATTGTTCTGCTTTCCATAGTGAGTGTGTTTCTGATTGCTGCCTATGTTTACCCGCCGCATAGCCCCTCGGCGTGTTCGCTCTTTTCCTCCCATGGTTGTGGTAGTGGTGCTTTTGATCTGCCTCCGGCTGCTCATACCCGCGAATTGACTGATGCGGAGGTTGAGTCCCGGGTTGTTATTAATGAGATCCTGAACAATTATTATATGCACACCAAGAAACCTAAAgttgcttttttgtttttgagtcCGGGTTCGTTGCCCTTCGAGAAGCTCTGGCACATGTTCTTTCAG GGTCATGAGGGAAAATTCTCTGTTTATGTACATTCGTCAAAGGAAAAACCAACACATGTCAGCTCCTTCTTTGTTGGCCGAGAGATTCACAGTGAACCG GTAGGCTGGGGAAAAATTTCTATGGTTGAGGCAGAAAGGAGACTTTTGGCACATGCACTTTTAGACCCTGATAACCAACATTTTGTCTTATTGTCTGAAAG TTGTATACCTGTGCGCCGCTTTGAATTTGTGTACAACTACTTATTATTAACAAATGTCAGCTTTATTGACag CTATGTGGATCCTGGTCCTCATGGAAATGGCAGATATATAGAACATATGTTGCCTGAAGTAGAAAAGAAGGATTTCCGAAAGGGTTCACAG TGGTTCTCAATGAAACGGCAGCATGCTATAATAGTTATGGCAGATAGTCTCTATTTTACAAAATTCAAGCACCATTGCAGG CCAAATATGGAGGGAAACCGCAACTGCTATGCTGATGAGCATTACCTGCCAACCTTCTTTACT ATGCTTGATCCTGGTGGAATCGCAAATTGGTCGGTAACATATGTTGATTGGTCTGAAGGAAAATGGCATCCAAGATCATTCAGAGCTCGGGATATTACTTATCAAGTCATGAAAAACATAGCA GAGACAAGGAGCGCAAGCAAGAACAGCAACAGGCTTACTCCAGCACAACCAGCGGTAGCAGAGCTCCAGTGCAACGACGGCACGTTTGACGACAGCGACGGCGTACTCCAATCTCCAGCGCGATGA
- the LOC114393443 gene encoding glycosyltransferase BC10-like isoform X1 has product MKKERAWPQFTRNLLIMVGSRNRPQLRRPTWIIVLLSIVSVFLIAAYVYPPHSPSACSLFSSHGCGSGAFDLPPAAHTRELTDAEVESRVVINEILNNYYMHTKKPKVAFLFLSPGSLPFEKLWHMFFQGHEGKFSVYVHSSKEKPTHVSSFFVGREIHSEPVGWGKISMVEAERRLLAHALLDPDNQHFVLLSESCIPVRRFEFVYNYLLLTNVSFIDSYVDPGPHGNGRYIEHMLPEVEKKDFRKGSQWFSMKRQHAIIVMADSLYFTKFKHHCRPNMEGNRNCYADEHYLPTFFTMLDPGGIANWSVTYVDWSEGKWHPRSFRARDITYQVMKNIAYIDESPHFTSDAKRTVVITPCMLNGSKRSCYLFARKFFPETQDRLIQLYSNSTIF; this is encoded by the exons ATGAAGAAGGAACGTGCATGGCCGCAATTCACAAGGAATCTTTTGATCATGGTTGGATCAAGAAACCGGCCACAGTTGAGGAGGCCTACTTGGATTATTGTTCTGCTTTCCATAGTGAGTGTGTTTCTGATTGCTGCCTATGTTTACCCGCCGCATAGCCCCTCGGCGTGTTCGCTCTTTTCCTCCCATGGTTGTGGTAGTGGTGCTTTTGATCTGCCTCCGGCTGCTCATACCCGCGAATTGACTGATGCGGAGGTTGAGTCCCGGGTTGTTATTAATGAGATCCTGAACAATTATTATATGCACACCAAGAAACCTAAAgttgcttttttgtttttgagtcCGGGTTCGTTGCCCTTCGAGAAGCTCTGGCACATGTTCTTTCAG GGTCATGAGGGAAAATTCTCTGTTTATGTACATTCGTCAAAGGAAAAACCAACACATGTCAGCTCCTTCTTTGTTGGCCGAGAGATTCACAGTGAACCG GTAGGCTGGGGAAAAATTTCTATGGTTGAGGCAGAAAGGAGACTTTTGGCACATGCACTTTTAGACCCTGATAACCAACATTTTGTCTTATTGTCTGAAAG TTGTATACCTGTGCGCCGCTTTGAATTTGTGTACAACTACTTATTATTAACAAATGTCAGCTTTATTGACag CTATGTGGATCCTGGTCCTCATGGAAATGGCAGATATATAGAACATATGTTGCCTGAAGTAGAAAAGAAGGATTTCCGAAAGGGTTCACAG TGGTTCTCAATGAAACGGCAGCATGCTATAATAGTTATGGCAGATAGTCTCTATTTTACAAAATTCAAGCACCATTGCAGG CCAAATATGGAGGGAAACCGCAACTGCTATGCTGATGAGCATTACCTGCCAACCTTCTTTACT ATGCTTGATCCTGGTGGAATCGCAAATTGGTCGGTAACATATGTTGATTGGTCTGAAGGAAAATGGCATCCAAGATCATTCAGAGCTCGGGATATTACTTATCAAGTCATGAAAAACATAGCA TATATTGACGAAAGTCCACATTTTACAAGTGATGCAAAG AGAACAGTGGTGATTACACCTTGCATGTTGAACGGCTCGAAACGATCATGTTATCTATTTGCCAGGAAGTTTTTCCCAGAAACTCAGGATAGATTGATCCAACTCTACTCTAATTCTACAATATTCTAA
- the LOC114393443 gene encoding glycosyltransferase BC10-like isoform X3: MKKERAWPQFTRNLLIMVGSRNRPQLRRPTWIIVLLSIVSVFLIAAYVYPPHSPSACSLFSSHGCGSGAFDLPPAAHTRELTDAEVESRVVINEILNNYYMHTKKPKVAFLFLSPGSLPFEKLWHMFFQGHEGKFSVYVHSSKEKPTHVSSFFVGREIHSEPVGWGKISMVEAERRLLAHALLDPDNQHFVLLSESCIPVRRFEFVYNYLLLTNVSFIDSYVDPGPHGNGRYIEHMLPEVEKKDFRKGSQPNMEGNRNCYADEHYLPTFFTMLDPGGIANWSVTYVDWSEGKWHPRSFRARDITYQVMKNIAYIDESPHFTSDAKRTVVITPCMLNGSKRSCYLFARKFFPETQDRLIQLYSNSTIF, translated from the exons ATGAAGAAGGAACGTGCATGGCCGCAATTCACAAGGAATCTTTTGATCATGGTTGGATCAAGAAACCGGCCACAGTTGAGGAGGCCTACTTGGATTATTGTTCTGCTTTCCATAGTGAGTGTGTTTCTGATTGCTGCCTATGTTTACCCGCCGCATAGCCCCTCGGCGTGTTCGCTCTTTTCCTCCCATGGTTGTGGTAGTGGTGCTTTTGATCTGCCTCCGGCTGCTCATACCCGCGAATTGACTGATGCGGAGGTTGAGTCCCGGGTTGTTATTAATGAGATCCTGAACAATTATTATATGCACACCAAGAAACCTAAAgttgcttttttgtttttgagtcCGGGTTCGTTGCCCTTCGAGAAGCTCTGGCACATGTTCTTTCAG GGTCATGAGGGAAAATTCTCTGTTTATGTACATTCGTCAAAGGAAAAACCAACACATGTCAGCTCCTTCTTTGTTGGCCGAGAGATTCACAGTGAACCG GTAGGCTGGGGAAAAATTTCTATGGTTGAGGCAGAAAGGAGACTTTTGGCACATGCACTTTTAGACCCTGATAACCAACATTTTGTCTTATTGTCTGAAAG TTGTATACCTGTGCGCCGCTTTGAATTTGTGTACAACTACTTATTATTAACAAATGTCAGCTTTATTGACag CTATGTGGATCCTGGTCCTCATGGAAATGGCAGATATATAGAACATATGTTGCCTGAAGTAGAAAAGAAGGATTTCCGAAAGGGTTCACAG CCAAATATGGAGGGAAACCGCAACTGCTATGCTGATGAGCATTACCTGCCAACCTTCTTTACT ATGCTTGATCCTGGTGGAATCGCAAATTGGTCGGTAACATATGTTGATTGGTCTGAAGGAAAATGGCATCCAAGATCATTCAGAGCTCGGGATATTACTTATCAAGTCATGAAAAACATAGCA TATATTGACGAAAGTCCACATTTTACAAGTGATGCAAAG AGAACAGTGGTGATTACACCTTGCATGTTGAACGGCTCGAAACGATCATGTTATCTATTTGCCAGGAAGTTTTTCCCAGAAACTCAGGATAGATTGATCCAACTCTACTCTAATTCTACAATATTCTAA